The stretch of DNA TCCTGGCGTCGGCCAGGTCCAGCTCTTCGGGGGTGGCGAATACGCCATGCGCGTCTGGATTGATCCTGACAAGGCAGCCGCCCGTGGCCTCACCTCCTCCGATGTCGTCAATGCCATCCGTGAGCAGAACGTCCAGGTCGCCGCCGGCGTCATCGGCCAGCAGCCCGTGGGTAAATCGGTTCCCTTCGAGCTGACCATCAACACCAAAGGCCGCCTCGTCAGCGAAGAGGAGTTCGGCAACATCATTGTTAAGGTCGGCCAATACGGCGAAAAGCTGCGCCTCAAGGACGTCGCCCGCCTCGAAATGGGCTCCAGCGAATACGCCCTCCGCAGCCTTCTCAATAACAAACGCGCCGTCGGCGTCCCCATCTTTCAGCTCCCCGGTGCCAATGCCCTCTCCCTTTCCCAGGCCGTCCGCGACAAGATGGAGGAGCTCAAGAAAAAGTTCCCCGAAGGCCTGGATTACGCCATCGCCTATGACCCCACCGTCTTCGTGGACAAATCCATTGATGCCGTCATTCACACCCTCATCGAGGCCATCCTCCTGGTGGTCCTGGTTGTCGTCGTTTTCCTGCAAACCTGGCGCGCCTCCATCATTCCCCTCGCCGCCGTTCCCGTCTCCCTCGTCGGCACCTTTGCCGTGATGTACGCCCTCGGCTTCTCCATCAACAACCTCTCCCTCTTCGGCCTCGTTCTGGCTATCGGCATCGTCGTGGATGATGCCATTGTGGTGGTGGAAAACGTCGAGCGTAACATCCGCAACGGCCTCAATCCCGTGGATGCCACCAAGCAGGCCATGACGGAGGTCACCGGCCCCATCATCGCCACCGCCCTCGTGCTCTGTGCCGTCTTTATTCCCACGGCCTACATCAGCGGCCTCAGCGGCCAGTTTTATAAACAGTTCGCTGTCACCATCGCCATCTCCACGGTCATCTCGGCCATCAATTCCCTCACTCTCAGCCCCGCGCTCTCCGCGCTGTTGCTCCAGAGCCATGATGCCAAAAAGGACATCCTTTCCCGCCTCATTGACGCCCTCTTTGGCTGGTTCTTCCGCCCCTTCAACCGCTTCTTCGAGTGGTCTTCCAACACCTACGTCAGCATTGTGAAACGGCTCATCCGTTTCAGCATCATCGCTCTCATTTTCTACGGCGGTTTCGTCTGGCTCACTGTGCGTGTCTTTGACCAGGTGCCCACCGGTTTCGTCCCTGCCCAGGACAAACAGTACCTCGTCGGCTTCGCCCAGCTTCCCGACGGGTCCTCCCTGGACCGCACCGAAGCCGTCATGCGCCGCATGTCCGAGATCGTGCTGGACCATCCCGGTGTTAAAGACGCCATCGCTTTCCCCGGCCTTTCCATCCATGGCTTCAGTATCAGCCCCAACAGTGGCATCGTCTTCGTCGGTCTGGATGACTTCGAAGACCGCACCACCCCTGAACTCACCGGCGATGCCATCGCACAGGCCCTCAATGGTAAGTTCATGGAGATTCAGGATGCCATGGTCCTCGTTCTCTCCCCCCCTCCCGTCAACGGCATCGGCACCACAGGCGGCTTCAAGCTCATGGTTCAAGACCGCAGCGACCAAGGCTATGACGCTCTTTATAAAACCACCCAGAATCTCGTTGGCGCCGCCTATGGTACCGGCGGCAAACTCCAGCAGGTCTATTCCGGTTACACCGTCAACGTGCCCCAGCTTGAAGCCGAAGTGGACCGCGAAAAAGCCAAGGTCCAGGGCGTCCCCCTCGCCAATCTTTTCGAAACCCTCCAGATCAATCTCGGCAGCCTATACGTCAATGACTTCAACCGCTTTGGCCGCACCTATCAAGTCGTCGCCCAGGCCGAGCCTCAATTCCGCGATGACGTCGGCGACATCACCCGCCTCAAAACCCGCAACGCCGCTGGCGAAATGGTGCCCATCGGCTCCCTCGTCAAGGTCAAGGAAACCAACGGTCCCGACCGCGTCACCCACTACAATGGTTACCTCGCTGCCGATATCAACGGTGCCGCAGGCGTCGGTCTCAGTTCCGGCGAAGGTGAAGCGGTCATGACCGAGCTTGCCAAATCGCTCCCCCCCGGCTTCGAATACCAGTGGACCGACCTCGTGTATCAAAAGATCATCGCGGGCAATACCGCCGTCTATATCTACCCGCTTTGCATCCTCCTCGTTTTCATGGTGCTCGCCGCCCAGTATGAAAGCCTGCGCCTCCCGCTCGCCATCATTCTCATCGTCCCGGTGTGCCTTCTTTTTGCCCTGGCTGGCGTGATGTATGTGGGCGGGGATAACAACATCTTCACTCAAATTGGCTTCATCGTCCTCATCGGCCTCGCCTGTAAGAATGCCATCCTCATCGTCGAGTTCGCCAAGGAGAAATTTGACCATGGTCTCAGCCCCCTGGAAGCCGCACTCGAAGCCTGCCGCCTCCGCCTTCGCCCCATCCTCATGACCTCCATTGCCTTCATCGCCGGCGTGTTTCCCCTGGTCATCTCCACCGGTGCCGGTTCCGAAATGCGCCGCGCCATGGGCACCGCCGTATTCT from Prosthecobacter sp. SYSU 5D2 encodes:
- a CDS encoding efflux RND transporter permease subunit, which translates into the protein MNISRFFITRPIFAGVLSLLIFLLGGISLFQLPISEYPEVAPPTVIVTATYPGANPKTIAETVASPLEQTINGIEHMLFMSSQSTANGVMTLTITFKLGTDVDQAQVQVQNRVAQVLPKLPEEVRRFGVTTVKSSPDLTMVVHILSPNDRYDELYLRNYATLNVKDELARLPGVGQVQLFGGGEYAMRVWIDPDKAAARGLTSSDVVNAIREQNVQVAAGVIGQQPVGKSVPFELTINTKGRLVSEEEFGNIIVKVGQYGEKLRLKDVARLEMGSSEYALRSLLNNKRAVGVPIFQLPGANALSLSQAVRDKMEELKKKFPEGLDYAIAYDPTVFVDKSIDAVIHTLIEAILLVVLVVVVFLQTWRASIIPLAAVPVSLVGTFAVMYALGFSINNLSLFGLVLAIGIVVDDAIVVVENVERNIRNGLNPVDATKQAMTEVTGPIIATALVLCAVFIPTAYISGLSGQFYKQFAVTIAISTVISAINSLTLSPALSALLLQSHDAKKDILSRLIDALFGWFFRPFNRFFEWSSNTYVSIVKRLIRFSIIALIFYGGFVWLTVRVFDQVPTGFVPAQDKQYLVGFAQLPDGSSLDRTEAVMRRMSEIVLDHPGVKDAIAFPGLSIHGFSISPNSGIVFVGLDDFEDRTTPELTGDAIAQALNGKFMEIQDAMVLVLSPPPVNGIGTTGGFKLMVQDRSDQGYDALYKTTQNLVGAAYGTGGKLQQVYSGYTVNVPQLEAEVDREKAKVQGVPLANLFETLQINLGSLYVNDFNRFGRTYQVVAQAEPQFRDDVGDITRLKTRNAAGEMVPIGSLVKVKETNGPDRVTHYNGYLAADINGAAGVGLSSGEGEAVMTELAKSLPPGFEYQWTDLVYQKIIAGNTAVYIYPLCILLVFMVLAAQYESLRLPLAIILIVPVCLLFALAGVMYVGGDNNIFTQIGFIVLIGLACKNAILIVEFAKEKFDHGLSPLEAALEACRLRLRPILMTSIAFIAGVFPLVISTGAGSEMRRAMGTAVFSGMIGVTFLGLFLTPVFYVLVMKLGRKNAPAPTTPPLPSP